A genomic window from Candidatus Acididesulfobacter guangdongensis includes:
- a CDS encoding 3-hydroxy-5-phosphonooxypentane-2,4-dione thiolase yields MDYGMKNRLSRIISPKDNKTVMLAIDHGYFMGPTGGLEEPDKTISPLIPFADSLMLTRGILRTKISPEFNTPIVLRVSGGTSILKEDLSDEDISVSMEDAVRLNVSAVALSIFVGSAHEKQSIINLSKLVDKGYKYGIPVLAVTAVGRDMNRDSRYLSLACRIAAETGANIVKTYYCDNFEEVIRTCPVPVVVAGGKKTTEQEALQLAYNAVSKGASGVDMGRNIFQSEKPLSMIKAVKSVVHDGSDPKNAFIGYSK; encoded by the coding sequence ATGGATTACGGAATGAAAAACAGGCTTAGCCGCATTATCAGTCCAAAAGATAATAAAACGGTTATGCTTGCCATTGACCATGGTTATTTTATGGGACCGACCGGAGGACTTGAAGAACCTGATAAGACAATTTCGCCCCTTATACCTTTTGCCGATTCTCTCATGCTTACAAGGGGTATTTTAAGAACGAAAATTAGCCCTGAGTTTAATACTCCGATTGTTTTAAGAGTTAGCGGCGGTACCAGTATTTTAAAAGAAGATTTATCCGATGAAGATATTTCAGTATCTATGGAGGATGCCGTAAGGCTCAATGTCAGCGCAGTTGCGCTGTCTATTTTTGTTGGTTCGGCGCATGAAAAACAGTCTATAATAAATCTTTCTAAATTAGTAGATAAAGGCTATAAATACGGTATTCCAGTTCTTGCCGTAACGGCGGTAGGAAGAGATATGAATAGAGATTCCCGCTATCTGTCGCTGGCATGCAGGATTGCTGCCGAAACAGGCGCTAATATCGTTAAAACCTATTATTGCGATAATTTTGAAGAAGTTATACGAACTTGTCCTGTACCTGTCGTTGTTGCAGGCGGCAAGAAAACAACGGAACAGGAAGCTTTACAGCTTGCTTATAATGCCGTTAGCAAAGGAGCTTCAGGCGTCGATATGGGCAGAAATATATTTCAATCTGAAAAGCCTTTGTCTATGATAAAAGCCGTAAAAAGCGTTGTTCATGACGGCTCAGATCCAAAAAACGCTTTTATCGGATATTCTAAATAA